From Neorickettsia helminthoeca str. Oregon:
ACAACAAACCGCTGTCCTATGATTGTTAAGATGATCCAAACCAGTCGTCAGAGTAATCTCAGCACAAAGATTCGACATTTTTACACCTAAGTTGAGTCTTTTATATATCTCAGGTCTTCTCTTCTGCGTGTTGTCGATATACAGAATATATGGCTCACCCGTTTCGAGGCGTGCTGTGAGTATTTTTATCCATATATCTCTCGCGCTGACAGTCGTTATAATCGCGGAATCCTTTGGGCTGATGAGGTTCCACCCTTTATTATGGATAACTGCATCCATGAAATCATCGCTGATTACGACAGCGTGATGTAAATTGAGTGCCTTCCTATTAGGGTCTCCACCAGTAGGTCTCCTCAGGTCGAGGAATTCCATTATCTCTGGATGGTTTACCGGTAAATAGACGGCTGAACTTCCTCTCCTAAGTGATCCTTGAGATATAGCAAGTGTCAGAGCGTTCTGCACAACGATGAAAGGTATTATTCCTGAAGTCTTACCACTGCACTTCACCTTTTCGCCAATTGAACGAAGGTTCCCCCAGTAGCTACCGACTCCACCTCCATGTGCTGCAAGCCATACGTTTTCATTCCATAGATTCACTATCCCCTCAAGTGAATCCTCTGTCTCGTTCAGGAAACAGGAAATCGGTAAACCACGTTTTGTTCCTCCATTGCTCAGGATAGGTGTGGCCGGCATAAACCAAAGATTGCTTATGTAATTATACAGCCTTTCTGCATGCATTGGATCATCTGCATAGTAATGCGCGACCCTCGCAAACAAATCTTGATAGCTCTCGGATTGCTGGAGATATCTATCCTTGAGTACAGCCTTCCCGAAACTAGTGAGCAACACATCCCTCTTAGGGAACGTTTGTATTCCTCCATCTAAAGAGTGTTGGACCTCTTCATGAAAATCCGGAGAAAAACCCAATACTTTAATTTCGTTACTCATAAAACCGAGATAATGTTACTTTTGCTAGATGCGGGATTTATAGAGACCATTGTCTATATACAAAATTGATCTATATCTAGTAGAGATATCGAGACATACTACCACATTTATGGTGAAAATCAATATGAATGGGTGCAACTCATTAAGAAGATACTAATGATAACTGGGTTACCCTGATACGGTGATTATTCTAGTGTAAATTGACTTTATATTACTTCTTACTAACAGGAGGGACAAAACAATCTTATCCATTGAAGATGAAAGCGATGCTACCCGATGAATTATTGATTACATGGATACATTCATCATAAGCCTCGATTTGTAGACAAGATACGCTTGACAATGAATTCTTCACAAGAGATAATACTAACCGGTGCGCTGTTGCATTAAACATTGTCGCGGAATGGAGCAGTCTGGTAGCTCGTCAGGCTCATAACCTGAAGGTCGTTGGTTCGAATCCAGCTTCCGCAAGATTTTTCGATAGGTGTCCGATGCTGTCGAGGCCTCGGTTTTCCTGTCTGACTATTCTCTTTTGGCGTGTATACCGTGGATCCGTGATGTACGATGATCAAAATATCTTCGCAAGGATTTTAAGGAAGGAGCTGCCTTGTAAGAAGATTTATGAGGATGATGAGGTTCTTGCGTTCCATGATGCTTTTCCCATGGCTCCTATTCATGTCCTTGTGATACCGAAAGGGAAATTCACGTCATTTGCAGATTTTGTTGCGAGTTCCGCTGATGTTGGATCCTTCTTCAGCAAGGTGGCTGATGTCGCGCGGATCCTGGAAGTTGAGAAGACTGGATATAGAGTTGTAACTAATCATGGAAGCGGCGCTGGACAGACTGTAAAACACTTCCATGTTCATATCCTAGCCGGGAAAGAGTTAGGGAGTTTTGCTTGATAAATCAGTTACTCATATTTGTAGCTTTTAGTCGCTGCCTGTGGATCGTGCGGTGCCGATATTTTCTGCTAGAGCAGTACTCTGTATTGAGGAACTTCGTAAACACTAATACAATTACCGGTTTCTGCTTTTGGATATGAAGAAAATCGTTGAATAATCACCAACTCCTAAAAATCGCCACCTGGAATGTTAACTCCATAAGGCAGCGCGTCGAACCTGTCCAGAGGTTTTTGCTGTCGGAGAAAATAGATGTGCTCCTTCTACAAGAACTGAAATGTCAGGAAGAGAGTTTTCCTTTTCAGGTATTTCAGGATCTGTCATATAACGTGATTCTCAGATGCCAGAAAGCCTATAACGGTGTCGCTATATTATCTCGTTTTCCAATTGTAAAAGTGTCCGATTCTTTGGTGAATGATGATGAAGCTCGCTATATAGAGGGAACAGTAGAATTCCCGGGGAAAAGGATACGTTTAATTAGTATATACGTTCCAAATGCTCAGTCCCCAGATTCTCCGCGCTTTGAGTATAAGATGCAATTCCACGATGCGCTTACTAGGCGGATCACTGAATATCTTTCACATGCAAATGAAATTCTTTTATTAGGTGGTGATATCAATGCTGCCCCCGAGAATATAGATGTCTATGATCACGTCAAGCTAGATGGATGTACAGGTTTCCATATCAAGGAGCGTAACAAACTCAGAGAGCTTCTTAATATTGGTATGTTTGATACGTTTAGAATGAAATATCCCGATAAGCAAGAGTTCAGTTGGTGGGATTACAGAGGCGGTGGCCTGCAGAAAAATGAAGGTATGAGAATAGATCATATTCTGACTTCTGCTGAGGGGGCAGATAGCTTAGTCGATTGTTATATAGTGAAAAGTCTTCGCTACATTGAGAAACCGTCAGATCACGTCCCTGTGGTCTGTGTGATTGCTGTGTGAATTACTCCTATATGGAGAAGCCTGAGCATCATGCCGTTTTACTGCAGAATAGATCTAGCCAAGGTAATCACGACGATTCTCTTTGGATTATGTTGAGCCAGTAGTTCAGCGCAGCTAGATGCGGTTGCACCAGTGGTTATAACATCGTCGAGAAGTATGATGAATGCATTTCTGATCCCTACCGAGTTCTTGATGCTAAATGCGTTCTGTAAATTCTCTCTACGTTTCTCCACGGACAGTGTCGCTTGAGGAATAGTATTCCTTGTTTTGGATAGTACATCCAAGCGCACTGATACTTTAATCAGTTTTGCGATCTGCATCGCAACTAGAGAAGATTGATTGTATTTCCTATGGGTGAGTCTTATCTGATGAATCGGTGCAGGGATGATGAAATCACAATTTCTATATCCGTTCTAAAGTGTTTTATGATGATTTTGGCAGCCGACTTTGCTAGGAAATGTCCCATCATGAAATTTGATCTTCCTTATAAAGTGGGCAACGTATTTGTTGTAGAGAAATGCCGCTTTTACGTCATCAAATTTTGGCTTTGAGATTTCGCAGATTATACATAGCTCGGGATTCTTCATTTTTCTCCCACAACCATAACAGTGAGGGAAGTCCTCTAAAAAGAGGACCTCCGATCTACAGTTTCCACAGATGTTATCCTCAGATAGATTCTCCTTAGCGGAGCATACAATACAGAAATCAGGGAATAAAAATCTGAATATTCCATGAACCAACGTCTTTACTTGAGGAAACAAAACATGCGCCAACACTTCATACGATTTTTTCAGCATTATGCCTTTTTAAGAGCGCGAGAGGAGCTGAAATGAAAATCGAAGAATAAGTACCTATAGCGACGCCAGACAATATCATAAGAGCAAATGTCTGTATATCTCCATTTGAGAGTAGTGCTACAGGTGCTATGGCCAGCATTGTCGTGAAAGAGGTGAGGATAGTCCTAGAGAGAGTCGTATTTACGCTGATATTGATTCGTTTATACAAATCTTTTACTCCTATGTTTTCGCGGAGCTTGTCGAAAATAACTACAGAATCGTTTATTGAATACCCTATGATTGTCAGAACAGCCGCGACAGAGGATGTATTGAATTCAATTGCCAGCGATGAGTAAATGCACATTAGGAATATAACGTCATGGATTATTGTGACGACCCCAGCAAGCGCAAAACTATAACTGAATCTGAAAAGTAGATATATGAAAATCCCCAGTACAGAAAAGCCTATGGCCAAAATACTCTTGTATATCAACGAGTGACCTATTTGAGGACCCACATAATCTATTCTTTCGTACTGGAAATTGTATGGCTTCAGGAATGCTTTCACACGATCTAGAGTTTCTTGACTGTTTTTTGAGCGAACCTTTATGGAGATATGTCTTGGGTTCTCGAGACGTTGAATAGATGCTGCAGGTAAGTCTTGTGCTTTCACCATTTCATCCCTCAAGTGATCGATGTTAATATCACCCTGGGAACGTATTTCCAGCACTAAGCCACCAGTGAAATCGATTCCAAAATTCAATCCTTTTGTTCCGAGAAAGAAGAAAGTCGTGACAGTAAGTACGAGACTCATATAGAAAGCAATTTTTCTATACCTGAGAAAATCGAAGTCACAGTGATCTAAAAGTCTACTGAAAACGAAATTCATTTGCAGCGCTGTAAAATGCAGATCTTATTATTTACAGGCGCAAATTGCAATCAACCTTTGAAGTTTCGTTCATAAGAGGCTATAGCTCTAGACCCGGTTAGAACATTTTCAACTATATGACTTTCGGAAAATGATATGCTTCTGTATTTTTCCGCAGTGTCTTGTGTGCTATAAGTTTGACGTAGGCCTTTTCACATTATTGAGTCCATGGCAAAAGCAAAAAGTAGAGAGACGATCAACATAGAAGCGTTGCAATATCACTCCGAGGGTAGACCAGGGAAACTGGGTGTACATGCTACGAAACCTTTACTTACTCAGGAGGACTTATCTCTTGCCTATTCTCCTGGTGTGGCGCAGCCCTGCTTGGAGATAAAAAATAATCCACTGGATGCCTACAAGTATACTTCTAAGGGTAATTTAGTAGCTGTGATTTCTAATGGTACGGCGGTTCTTGGTTTAGGGAACCTAGGTGCGGCTGCCTCTAAACCGGTGATGGAGGGAAAGGCTGTATTATTTAAGAAATTCGCGGATATCGAATCGATTGATATTGAAGTCAATACTGAAGATGTCGAGGAATTTATATCGACTGTAAAAAATATTGCTGGCACTTTTGGTGGTATTAATCTCGAGGATATAAAGTCTCCTGAGTGTTTCGAAATAGAGCAGCGTCTCGCGGAAATGTTGGATGTCCCAGTATTCCATGATGACCAACACGGTACGGCGATTATAGTCTGTGCAGGTCTGATCAACGCTGCCGATCTGACTGGTAGAAGAGTGGAAGATCTTTCAGTGGTGGTCAACGGGTGCGGTGCGGCCGGAATAGCATGTATCGAGTTAATGAAAAATATTGGTGTAAGCAAGATTATTGTTTGTGATCAGAGTGGTGTTATCAAGACTAGTAGAGAATTTGCTCCCGGAGATCGTAAGGCTGCGTATGCTGTTGATATCAATGCTGATACTCTAGAAGGAGCATTGAAGAATGCCGATGTTTTCGTTGGATTGTCGGTTGCTAACGTTCTGAAACCGGAATGGCTTTCCAAGATGAATAGGGATCCAGTGATCTTTGCATTGGCAAATCCAGACCCTGAAATAGATCCAGAATTAGCAAAAAAAGTCCGTCCGGATGCAATTGTGGCAACTGGTAGATCGGATTATGGTAACCAGATTAATAATGTGATGTGTTTCCCTTATTTGTTCAGGGGTGCACTCGATGTTAACGCAAGCAAGTTCAATACAGAGATGAAACTTGCTGCAGTAAAGGCGATTGCAGATATTGCTAGAATGCCAATCTCAGCTGAAGTTATGGCTGCCTATTCAAATACACACATGCAGTATGGTAAGGACTACATCATACCTAAGCCTTTCGACCAACGTTTGATTGTCGAAATTGCTCCTGCAGTTGCGCGTGCAGCAATTGAGACTGGAGTTGCAAGAAAGACTATAAAAGATTTCGGAGAATATCGTGAAAGCCTGATCAAGCGTGTGGCTCAGGTTTCGACGAATCTTTTCGGAATGATAAGTGGTATGCTCAGGGAGAACAAGAAGCGTGTTATCTTTGCTGAAGGTGAGGAGATCAGAAGTATTCGTGTTGCTGTTCAGTGGCGTGATATGGGCTATGGTACCCCTATTCTTGTAGGACGCAGTAGCCTCATAGAGGAAAGGATGCAAGAAATGAATCTATCAAGTCGTTCAGGAATAGAGATACTTAACGCCGCAGTCTCAAAGAAAAATGATGAATATATAGAGTATATGTATCGTACCCTGCAAAGAAAGGGTTTTCTCCACAGAAGGTGTGTAAGAGATATAAAGACGGATCGCAATGTGTTTGCTGCTTGCCTTCTTGCCGCAGGTGATGGTGATGCGATGATCACTGGACTAACGAGAAGCTATAGTGATTGCCTTAATGATGTTGTTCCGATCATTGGTGTTACTGATACGGTATTTTCTATGTCGATTATAATCACTGATAAGGACACTTTCTTCGTCTGTGATGCCGGGATCGATAATATACCGGATGCTCAGGATTTGGCTGAAATTGCTATCAAGGGTGCTGAAGTTGTACAAGGTATAGGTTCTTCTCCGAGGGTCGCTATAATCGCTAATTCGAATTTTGGTAGCTCAAATGGCGAAAGTGCGTTAAGAGCAAGAGAAGCTGTTGAAATTCTCGACGATCTTGGGGTGTCATTCGAATATGAAGGCGAGATGGAGGTTGATACTGCTCTAAATGAAAGATCAAGAGATATATATCCGTTCTTGAGATTGAGTGGGGCAGCGAATGTTCTTGTCATGCCTAGCGCTGAAGCTGCAAGTGCATTGTGTAAGTTCTCCAGGGAGATTATGGGCACCACGGTTATAGGCCCGATCCTGTTGGGTTTGAATAAGTCTGTGCAGATAGTGCAGCCTTCATATGATGTTTCAGAGATACTGAACCTTGCACTCATCGCTGCAAAAACGAGCTCAGATTAATACCTAACTGATTCAAATCCAGTCAGCCGTGCGAAGCAATGGTAGGTATTAACATTCGGTGTGCAGTTTGTGCTTCTCAAAGAATCTGAGCTGAGCACCGACGATGTTCGGAGCTATGACTATTCCACATAACTTATAGTCCTTTCTTAAGAGATGTGATTCCCTGATTGAGTGCCATAAAAATCCTAGCGAGAGTGGTAGCATCCCTTGTGCAAGTAGTGATAGCGGCGCTGGTAGGAACGTCGATATTTGCTGAAGTAGCATCTGGAGTAATATTGTAAGTATCAAGGTGAGCCACATTCTGTGATACAACACCCAAAGATGCGAAAAGAAAAACGCTCCAAAAGAAAAACTGGATTTTACAAATACAAGAGAACCTATATCTTGTCTGATATCGGTGATGTTATTCGGGCGGTATACGTAGAAAGACTTCATTTTATTGTTTATCCTCTTCATCAGACAGATCTGAATCCAGAGACAGATCCGAATCTAATGTCTCCAACATTTTTTCATTCATATCACCTTCCTCGACGTCAATTGATGATCTGGAGACAGTTTTTTTATGTACACCAGTTTTTTTAATAATCTCTTCCCCCCTTATCAGTGCAGACAACTCTTCACCAGTAAGTGTTTCATATTCCAATAAAGCATTTGCTATTTTGTGCAACGAATCCAAATTTTCATTCAGGATCTTAGTTGCGTTCTCCAGGGCATCGGTTATCAAGATCTTGACTTCGCTGTCAATGAGATTAGACATTTCGGTTGAAAGTGTGTGATTATCTGTTGGGTCACCATATAGCAGCGGCCCGACTTTTTTACTCATTCCCCACTTCGTAACCATCGATCTCGCTAACATAGTCGCCTGTTTTATGTCAGAAGATGCGCCACTCGTTACTTTGTCCTCACCGAAAATTATTTCCTCTGCCGCTCTTCCACCCATTGCAACGATTAGATCAGCATGCATCCTTGCTCTAGTAAAAGATACTCGATCGTGCTCAGGAAGTCTCATCACTAAACCGAGTGCTCTACCACGTGGGATTATAGTTGCTTTGTGTATCGGATCAGAGGCTTCGAGTTTCAAACTAGTTATTGCATGTCCTGCTTCGTGATATGCCGTTAGCAATTTCTCCTCATCCCTCATCACAAGGGACTTTCTTTCCATTCCCATGAGGATTTTATCTCTTGCGTACTCAAAATCCTCATTTGTTACGACCTTTCTATTTCTACGTGCTGCTATGAGCGCAGATTCATTAACTAGATTTGCGAGGTCAGCACCTGAAAACCCAGGAGTACCACGTGCTACGATTGATACATCCACATTAGGCGCTAGCGAAATCTTTTTCAAATGGACTTCGAGTATTTTTTGTCTTCCAGCTATGTCAGGAATGGAGATTGTAATCTGTCTATCGAATCTACCTGGTCTCACGAGGGCCGGATCCAAGACATCTGGTCTGTTAGTCGCTGCGATGATTATCACTCCTTCATTTGCTTCGAATCCATCCATTTCGACCAGAAGCTGATTCAGAGTCTGTTCTCTTTCATCATTTCCACCACCGAATCCAACGCCACGATGTCGCCCGACAGCATCTATCTCGTCTATGAATATTAGACATGGAGCATTCTTCTTTCCCTGATCGAACATATCTCTAACCCTGCTTGCACCTACACCTACGAACATCTCAACAAAATCGGAGCCGGAAATACTGAAAAATGGTACCTTTGCCTCGCCAGCAATCGCTTTTGCTAATAACGTCTTACCTGTTCCAGGTGGCCCTATGAGCAGACAACCTTTAGGAATTTTACCTCCAAGCTTCTGGAATTTTTTTGGTTCTCTCAAAAAGTCGACAATTTCTGCAAGTTCTTCCTTAGCTTCATCTATTCCTGCGACATCCTTAAAGGTTACTTTATTGTTTCGATCACCTAGGAGTCTTGCTTTCGATTTCCCAAAGCTCATAGTCTTGTTGCCACCTGACTGCATTTGTTTCATGAAGAAGATCCATACGCCGATCAGTAGCAGCATTGGAAACCAAGATATGAGGATGTTGAATAGTAGATTCAGAAAGCCGTCGCCTGATGCAACCTGGAAATTGACATCATTTTTCCTCAGAAATGGAACTAAATCAGGATAAGTAGTGGCTTTAGTATAAAAATGAACCCCATTCTTTAACTGTCCTGAGATATTGTAGCCATCTATTAGTATTCTCTGTACTTCTCCCTTTTCCACGAGATTCAGGAATTCGGAAAACTGGATCTTTTCATTTCTTCCTCCGAAGCCAAGATTGAGTGCAACCTGCCCGAAAAGAAGGGTGACAAAGACAATTATTCCTATCCAGAGAGAAAGATTTTCTAAGATTTTTTTCATTCAATTCTTGCAGAGAAAACGAGGTGCAGTTCCGATTATAAAATTTTTCTTGTATTTATCAATTCTAGGGAAAAGCAACCAGAATTAATCATTTTTCCAATGGAACGTAGATTTGAGAACTTTTTCCTCACATCCCGAGGAGTCTAGTTGTGAAACCCTGCGATTACTCAAAACGAGTATATTTTTGCTCGGAAAACATCAAAAAAACTTCTGACAACGTAAGTATATCATGTTATCCTATCATTTCGGTGATCTTTCTTCTTATTAAGTGAAGTTTACGTTTGGATGGCTATTAGAACACTTAGATACGAGTGTTTCCTTAGAGCAAATAATAACGGCATTGATCTCTTTAGGATTCGAGGTTGAGCGTTGTCACAGTATAGGATCTGGTTTTGTGGTTGCAAGGGTCGAGGAAGTATCTAAGCATCCGCAGGCGGACAGATTGAGGCTTTGCAGGGTCTCTGATGGAAATCAGGAATTCCAGATCGTTTGTGGTGCACAGAATGTCAGGGCGGGTCTGAAAGTTGTTCTGGCGTGTATTGGTGCAGTGATTCCATCTAATTCAATGAGCATCAAGAAGAGCAAAATCAGGGGATGTGAAAGTATGGGAATGCTTTGCTCTTCCAGGGAATTAGGTCTATCAGAGGAGGACGACGGTGGTATCCTCGAACTCGGTGATGAGTATGAAATTGGTACGGAATTCAGTATTGATCCCCTAATAGAAATCTCTGTGACTCCGAATAGGGGCGATGTCCTGAGTATTTACGGTATAGCAAGAGAATTAGCTGCTGCTGGATACGGAAGACTCATTCAGTCTAAGATCAAGTACTACCCAATTGAAACCCAAGAGACAATAAACTTTGAGATCCATTCTGCTGAGGCTTGTAGTAAATTTGCGGGGTTGTCCATAACTGGCGTGAAAAATACTGATTCACCTGAATGGCTGAGGAAAAGACTCAATAGAATAGGTATAAGATCAGTTTCGGCTTTGGTTGATATAGTGAACTATGTCATGCTCTCCTATGGTTCTCCTATGCACATCTACGATGCAGATGAAATTAAGGGCAGAAGTTTATCGATATCCGTTTCGGTTGGTGAGCGGAAGTGCAAGGCTCTCGATGGAAAAGAATATACTATCCCAGATGGCTCTATAGTAATTGAGGATCAAGTGTCGGAAGTCCACGCGATTGCGGGGATAATAGGTGCTGAAAAAAGTGAATGTACACTCTCCACAACGAACATCTTTCTAGAAGCTGCGGTCTTTAATTGTGTGAATATCGCTCTGACAAGAAGGAAGTTAAAAATTAATACAGAGTCTGCATATAGATTCGAACGTGGAGTGGATCCAGGTTTCACTGAAACTGCATTGCGTATTGCTGGATCCATGATTATAGAAGTCTGTGGCGGGAAAATGGGGGAAGTCCAAATTTGCGACTCAGGAATAAAAAGGGAAGTAGTTAAGTTTCCTATTTCTTTCTTTTCTTCGATGACTGGCATCGAAATCGAGATATCTAGAATGATTCAGATTTTAACGAATCTGGGCTTCGAAGTGACCCAAAATGGCAAAGAACTTGATGTAATTTCACCAAGTTGGAGAAATGATATTTCCACGCAGGCATGCATAGCTGAGGAGATGCTAAGGGTGCACGGGTATGACCATTTAAAAGAAAATCCGCTACCTAATAGAATACCAGTAATTTTTCGGGAATCTCTTGAAGAGAGAATCAGAGGTCTGATGATAGCTAGAGGTTTCTCAGAAGTGATAACTTGGTCATTCATGTCGGAGAGAAAATGCGCTGAAAAGGACGATCTTGTATTGATCCAAAATCCATTAGGACTGGAGTTCAATGTGATGCGACCTAGTATTATCTACAATCTACTCGATGTCGCACAAAAGAACCATAACAATGGCACGCACATCGTTAGAGTTTTTGAAATAGGTAGAGTCTATTCAAAAAATGCTGAGAATAGCGTTATTTCTGCATTGAAGTCCGGTCAGTCCTTTCAGAGGAATGTGCATGAAAAAGCTCACAGTATGGATTTCTTTGACCTTAAAGCAGATTTGGAAATGTTATTCAATTATCTCAATTTGGAAAATATTTCTTTTTCAAAAGAGGGATTGCCTACTTGGTACCATCCGGGAAAAGCTGCTGTAGTCTCCATAGCAAAACGTAGGATTGGCTTTATGGGTGAGATACATCCTGAAATTTCTTTCGGAAAGAAAATTGTTGCGTTTGAGTTATATCTAGACAGGATTGCCTATAGACAGCCTTCCAAGGAAAGTGTTTTCAGTAAGTTTCCAGTTGTGGAGAGGGATTTTTCCTTTGTTTTCGAGCTGGATAAGGATCCGTGTTGGGAGGCTCTCGAAAAAGAAGTCCGATCCATAAGTAAGTTGATTAAAGACGTCACCCTGTTCGATAGATATGAAGGTGATTTCAATGGAATGAAGAGACTTTCCTTAGCATTTCTTGTGACCATGGAAAATGACCTCCATAGTATGTCTTCTGAGGAAATAGGTGGGTTGAGTGATAAAATTATCCAATGTGTGGAAGAAAGGTTCTTCGGAACTCTGCGCGTAAGTTATAAGTAGATCGTAAAATTTAAGTGTTAATTAATGTGGATGTGATAGGTAGGAGACCCGGCACAGTTTTTTAGAGAAGGTATGGAAATAAGGCCTCAATCGCTGCGCGATAAAGCACATGTAACTATTCTGGACTTAGGTAGTGATAAATTGAGATGCATGAATTTTAATTTGATCAATTCTTCAGAATTGGAAGTCACAGGCTTCGCTGAAGTCCCCGCGGTCGGAATCAAAGGCGGAATAGCAATCAATATAGAGAAGGCAAAACGCTCGCTCCTGGGTGTCATTGAAGCAACTGAAAAAGTCTCCGATGAAGGTATAGAGGATATCTACATCATTATCTCCGATCCTAGTATTACCGGAAAGCAATACAGAGCAAAGCTCGAAGTGGAT
This genomic window contains:
- the pheT gene encoding phenylalanine--tRNA ligase subunit beta, producing the protein MKFTFGWLLEHLDTSVSLEQIITALISLGFEVERCHSIGSGFVVARVEEVSKHPQADRLRLCRVSDGNQEFQIVCGAQNVRAGLKVVLACIGAVIPSNSMSIKKSKIRGCESMGMLCSSRELGLSEEDDGGILELGDEYEIGTEFSIDPLIEISVTPNRGDVLSIYGIARELAAAGYGRLIQSKIKYYPIETQETINFEIHSAEACSKFAGLSITGVKNTDSPEWLRKRLNRIGIRSVSALVDIVNYVMLSYGSPMHIYDADEIKGRSLSISVSVGERKCKALDGKEYTIPDGSIVIEDQVSEVHAIAGIIGAEKSECTLSTTNIFLEAAVFNCVNIALTRRKLKINTESAYRFERGVDPGFTETALRIAGSMIIEVCGGKMGEVQICDSGIKREVVKFPISFFSSMTGIEIEISRMIQILTNLGFEVTQNGKELDVISPSWRNDISTQACIAEEMLRVHGYDHLKENPLPNRIPVIFRESLEERIRGLMIARGFSEVITWSFMSERKCAEKDDLVLIQNPLGLEFNVMRPSIIYNLLDVAQKNHNNGTHIVRVFEIGRVYSKNAENSVISALKSGQSFQRNVHEKAHSMDFFDLKADLEMLFNYLNLENISFSKEGLPTWYHPGKAAVVSIAKRRIGFMGEIHPEISFGKKIVAFELYLDRIAYRQPSKESVFSKFPVVERDFSFVFELDKDPCWEALEKEVRSISKLIKDVTLFDRYEGDFNGMKRLSLAFLVTMENDLHSMSSEEIGGLSDKIIQCVEERFFGTLRVSYK